The Hydrogenobacter sp. genome contains a region encoding:
- the secE gene encoding preprotein translocase subunit SecE, translating to MEKIKNFLRGVKQEVDRVAWPDRKLVTKATISVIIFSLLIGVYLWLLDVGFTRMIHLLLSLRGS from the coding sequence ATGGAGAAGATCAAGAATTTTCTTAGGGGTGTAAAGCAGGAAGTGGATCGGGTAGCTTGGCCAGACAGGAAACTGGTGACAAAGGCGACGATCAGTGTTATAATTTTTTCTTTACTTATAGGTGTATATTTATGGCTTTTGGATGTTGGCTTTACCAGAATGATACACTTGCTGCTTTCTTTGAGAGGTAGTTGA